A section of the Marinoscillum sp. 108 genome encodes:
- a CDS encoding hybrid sensor histidine kinase/response regulator transcription factor, with translation MVTIDLVISGINKVLQQMLLAFGMGLFVLELGAQPDINRIHTLDQPVTDVSDLIQDEAGFIWIATYEGVIKYDGYTLMPFHPVNEPDLHLRIQGIEEIVRSSSGHLWIAHQRGVSCIDLSSSKYVLFQGVDGSSTYSLLQNKWAYRLTEDQGGDIWVGTLEEGLTKISWSHNLEDRPLLSTYFENSTIESLKTSEDALWVSIKDLGVYRMASDDVFRHIWPIRKESADVKIRYSDIEVDQKTKSVWLTSWEDGLSRLQMDTKFSEVLQFHNWKAQDSQPSAFYKAVRTSDGIIWIASYGLGLYNFDPTTETFQNFQYNRDSKNSIPNDIIISLFKDRQENIWLGTFGNDIAVVHPGRNQFMRPTLLDDEADMKSQKSVVSIVETHNQTIWLATSRRGVYRSTYLPKSGVREEFEKVRELSGLGPVDFLFKDSRDNLWINISVKGWYKYDTREGHLSKITWIENQSVDRIADAIETPDGNFWMATRTNGLLKINNQEKTTKRYRNIEGDSSSLNSNAVYCLFSDSSGRLWVGTNNGIAVKNIGVDSFVRLQHDPDNDHSLSHNEVNQIVESDGVIWVATMRGLNKISYSSPLGADRFLIYDQTDGLADDNIKSIIAADNGQIWMGTKYGISCLQKQTERFYNFDLTNNLQSYSFNPRSILKDREGFIYFGSILGLNIIHPDSITFSETNFPVRLTQFRLLNQTVSHGEVIAGRVLLADDISQTERIELASDENSISFRFSTLNYKSNHIDHFQYKLEGFDKQWIKTNSNEASYTNLDPGTYRFLVKKESQTRNNGAEVEVIILPHFLQSTEARIIYILALIGILYLIHRIIKSNNELKIAKIEKAKEHELTQTKLRFFTNISHELRTPLTLIKGYLDELVVAKATDVRWGSPLNAIYQNTQKLLMLINQLLDFRKIENDSLGVSVSKVDVNEQIDEVINFFRYSAERQSKKIEFHSDFSGQYCWYDEDKLEKILFNLISNALKFSDSGGTVRVTLLVTDNKGHLGNKEIKKVMILEVKDTGRGIDKANLEGIFRRFYQVNSEGEEHFQGSGIGLAFTQRLVEIQQGMISVESELGQGTTFRVVLPASKDHIADYIPDENMELTEGNQHRELNGWPDLLETEVHENDPGDVELVFTVLIVEDNAEVLTLLKRVFNTDYRVFMAKNGQEGLELARELQPDIVISDVVMPIMGGYELCRQLKSNYITSHIPIILLSAKTSDEHQVEGFEFGADAYMTKPFNGEVLKSHIKSIITSRKVLRDRFAMEPHVEPKDITVNSEDERFLRQAIDLVESNLRNESFTTEMLADQLNMSRTVLFRKMKNLTGCSANAFIKKIRMKQAAYLIEKNFGNLTQICYEVGLNDVKHFRNSFKEHFGVTPSDYKAGIKPPDGITSKNRL, from the coding sequence ATGGTCACAATTGACTTGGTAATTAGCGGGATCAACAAAGTACTACAGCAAATGCTCCTTGCCTTTGGCATGGGGCTTTTTGTATTGGAGCTAGGTGCACAGCCTGATATTAATCGCATTCATACCCTTGATCAACCGGTGACCGATGTGTCCGATCTGATTCAGGATGAGGCTGGGTTTATCTGGATTGCCACTTACGAAGGGGTAATAAAGTATGATGGCTACACACTGATGCCTTTTCACCCCGTCAATGAGCCGGATCTCCATCTAAGGATTCAGGGCATTGAAGAAATTGTAAGATCATCCTCAGGACACTTGTGGATTGCCCACCAAAGGGGAGTTTCGTGCATTGATTTATCTAGTTCCAAATACGTTCTGTTTCAGGGTGTCGATGGCAGTAGTACCTACTCTCTGCTGCAGAATAAGTGGGCCTATCGCCTCACGGAGGATCAGGGTGGCGATATTTGGGTGGGCACTTTGGAAGAGGGGTTGACCAAGATATCGTGGAGTCATAACCTGGAGGATCGGCCCCTGCTAAGTACCTATTTTGAGAATTCTACCATCGAGTCACTGAAGACTTCAGAAGATGCGCTATGGGTTTCGATTAAGGATCTTGGTGTCTATAGAATGGCCTCAGACGATGTTTTTCGACACATTTGGCCCATCAGAAAGGAGAGTGCTGATGTCAAAATCCGATATTCAGATATTGAAGTAGATCAGAAAACCAAGTCAGTCTGGTTGACGTCCTGGGAGGATGGGCTGTCCCGGTTACAGATGGATACGAAGTTTTCTGAGGTACTACAGTTTCACAACTGGAAAGCCCAGGATAGTCAGCCAAGTGCGTTTTACAAGGCGGTGCGGACCAGTGATGGGATCATTTGGATCGCTTCCTACGGGTTGGGGCTCTATAACTTTGATCCGACCACTGAAACCTTCCAAAATTTCCAATACAATCGGGACAGCAAGAACAGCATCCCAAATGATATCATCATTTCACTCTTTAAGGACAGACAGGAAAACATCTGGTTAGGCACCTTCGGTAATGATATTGCTGTAGTGCATCCGGGCAGAAATCAGTTTATGAGGCCCACACTGCTCGATGATGAGGCTGATATGAAAAGCCAGAAGAGCGTGGTGTCGATAGTGGAAACCCATAACCAAACTATATGGCTAGCCACTTCACGACGCGGGGTTTACCGATCCACCTACCTGCCCAAGTCAGGCGTGCGGGAGGAATTTGAAAAAGTAAGAGAACTCTCAGGTCTGGGCCCTGTGGATTTTTTGTTCAAGGACTCCAGGGATAATCTGTGGATCAATATTTCGGTAAAGGGTTGGTACAAGTACGACACACGTGAGGGGCACCTGAGTAAGATTACCTGGATTGAAAATCAGTCTGTCGACAGAATAGCCGATGCCATAGAGACTCCGGATGGTAATTTCTGGATGGCCACCAGAACCAACGGTTTACTCAAGATCAATAATCAGGAAAAAACCACCAAACGATACAGGAATATAGAGGGGGATTCTTCTTCGCTGAATAGCAATGCGGTTTACTGTTTGTTTTCCGACAGTTCAGGGCGGCTATGGGTCGGGACCAACAATGGGATAGCCGTCAAAAATATAGGAGTCGATTCCTTCGTGCGATTGCAACATGATCCTGACAATGATCATTCATTATCCCACAATGAAGTCAATCAGATAGTAGAAAGTGATGGAGTTATCTGGGTGGCTACCATGCGAGGACTTAACAAGATCTCCTACAGTTCGCCACTCGGGGCAGACCGGTTTTTGATTTATGATCAAACCGACGGACTGGCGGATGATAATATTAAATCCATCATTGCGGCAGACAATGGACAGATCTGGATGGGAACCAAATACGGAATTTCGTGTCTGCAAAAGCAGACTGAGCGATTTTACAACTTTGATCTTACAAACAACCTACAGTCATACTCCTTTAATCCCCGATCCATACTCAAAGATCGGGAAGGCTTTATTTATTTCGGGAGTATTCTCGGGCTAAACATCATTCATCCTGATAGCATTACGTTCTCGGAAACTAATTTTCCGGTGAGGTTGACACAGTTTCGGTTGCTAAACCAAACGGTCAGTCATGGAGAAGTCATAGCTGGCAGGGTCCTCCTCGCAGATGATATCTCTCAGACCGAAAGAATTGAACTGGCCAGTGACGAGAATTCGATTTCGTTTCGTTTTTCCACCCTCAACTACAAGAGCAATCACATTGACCACTTTCAGTATAAGTTGGAGGGATTTGATAAACAATGGATCAAAACCAACAGCAACGAGGCATCATATACCAACCTGGACCCTGGAACGTATCGGTTTTTGGTAAAAAAGGAATCACAGACAAGGAATAATGGGGCTGAGGTAGAAGTGATCATCCTTCCTCATTTTTTGCAATCCACAGAAGCAAGGATCATCTACATTTTGGCTTTAATAGGGATTTTGTACCTGATCCACCGGATCATAAAATCTAACAATGAGTTGAAAATAGCCAAAATAGAGAAAGCCAAAGAGCATGAACTCACACAAACCAAACTCAGGTTTTTTACCAATATTTCCCATGAGCTAAGAACTCCGCTTACCTTGATTAAAGGTTATTTGGATGAACTGGTAGTAGCTAAGGCCACAGATGTGAGATGGGGTAGCCCACTCAATGCGATCTATCAAAACACACAAAAACTCCTCATGCTTATCAATCAGCTTTTGGACTTTCGAAAGATCGAGAATGACAGCCTTGGAGTGAGTGTTTCCAAAGTAGATGTCAATGAGCAAATCGATGAAGTCATTAATTTTTTCCGCTATTCTGCCGAGCGCCAGTCCAAAAAAATAGAGTTCCACAGTGACTTTTCAGGTCAGTACTGCTGGTATGATGAAGATAAGCTGGAAAAAATTCTATTTAACCTGATTTCAAATGCCTTGAAATTTTCAGATTCCGGAGGCACAGTCAGAGTGACCCTTCTGGTGACGGATAATAAGGGGCATTTAGGCAATAAAGAAATCAAGAAAGTAATGATTTTGGAAGTGAAGGACACCGGACGAGGCATAGACAAGGCAAATCTCGAAGGAATCTTCAGGCGGTTTTATCAGGTAAACTCGGAAGGAGAAGAACACTTTCAGGGTTCAGGAATCGGGTTGGCCTTTACACAAAGGCTTGTGGAAATACAGCAGGGGATGATTTCTGTAGAAAGCGAACTCGGTCAGGGTACTACATTTAGGGTTGTTCTTCCAGCTTCCAAAGACCACATCGCAGATTATATACCAGATGAAAACATGGAACTCACCGAAGGGAACCAGCATCGTGAGCTCAATGGGTGGCCGGATCTGTTAGAAACGGAGGTGCACGAAAATGATCCAGGCGATGTTGAGCTGGTTTTTACCGTACTGATTGTTGAAGATAATGCGGAGGTTCTCACCTTGCTCAAGCGGGTATTCAATACTGACTACAGGGTCTTTATGGCTAAAAATGGTCAGGAAGGTCTCGAATTGGCCCGGGAACTCCAGCCTGATATAGTGATTAGCGATGTAGTGATGCCAATTATGGGTGGATACGAGTTATGTAGGCAGTTGAAATCGAATTATATCACCTCTCACATACCGATTATTCTACTGTCAGCCAAAACCTCCGATGAGCATCAGGTAGAAGGTTTTGAGTTTGGTGCTGATGCCTATATGACCAAGCCGTTTAATGGCGAAGTGCTAAAAAGCCATATCAAAAGTATCATTACATCTCGCAAGGTTCTCAGAGATCGCTTTGCTATGGAACCTCATGTGGAGCCAAAGGACATTACTGTTAATTCTGAAGATGAGCGTTTTCTCCGCCAGGCCATAGATTTGGTGGAGAGTAACCTGAGAAACGAATCATTTACCACAGAGATGCTGGCTGATCAATTGAATATGAGCCGTACCGTACTCTTTCGCAAAATGAAGAACCTGACAGGCTGTTCGGCTAATGCTTTCATTAAGAAAATCAGAATGAAACAAGCAGCCTATTTGATAGAGAAGAATTTTGGCAACCTCACACAGATCTGCTATGAGGTAGGCCTCAATGATGTGAAGCATTTTAGAAACTCCTTTAAGGAACATTTCGGGGTTACCCCATCCGACTACAAAGCAGGGATTAAACCCCCAGATGGAATTACAAGTAAAAACCGGTTATAA
- a CDS encoding beta-N-acetylhexosaminidase, which produces MGNHTLNIFRGHLYAYLILLSGLCFGQVANILPYPNQIELLKGDFLLDQTTGIISGEESKGLAEDLHVYLQDVGVPVLQVKASKNIVFEKKPAFGREEYEINIQKNEVKLIASGATGWFYSIQTLKQLIPDNVNSSQGVVLKNMRIVDGPRFSWRAFMLDESRHFRGKEGVKVLLDEMARLKMNVFHWHLVDDQGWRVEIKKYPLLTQIGSTRSSTQVGPEKYDSPIQTGERHSGYYTQEEIREIVQYAAERQITVVPEIEMPGHASAAIASYSWLGASKEKIDVPTTFGVFYNVYDVSDPKVIQFLHDVLDEIMDLFPSEVIHIGGDEVKYDQWKESPSIQAYMAEQGLSTPAELQVHFTNNISAYLQSKGRRMMGWNEILGLNLHHYQDESDTQSDQELAKESVVHFWKGDLAMATEAASSDYDIVNSLHSNTYLNYAYRNIPLQMAYEYNPVPDGLQPQYHDKVIGLGCQMWTEWAPSKGQLHYQIFPRIAAYAEVGWTNMKQKDYTRFLSSLEVYSKGWEGRGIYFAPIPIAQSVEKSN; this is translated from the coding sequence ATGGGGAACCACACGCTAAACATATTCAGGGGTCATCTATATGCGTATCTCATCCTACTGTCAGGTCTATGCTTTGGACAGGTAGCTAATATTTTACCCTATCCCAATCAAATAGAATTGCTCAAGGGAGACTTTTTGTTGGATCAGACTACCGGGATCATATCTGGTGAAGAAAGCAAAGGGCTGGCTGAAGATCTGCATGTTTATCTGCAGGACGTGGGGGTGCCTGTGCTGCAGGTCAAAGCAAGTAAAAATATAGTCTTTGAAAAGAAACCGGCATTTGGTCGGGAGGAATATGAGATTAACATCCAGAAAAACGAAGTGAAACTTATAGCATCAGGTGCCACAGGGTGGTTCTATAGCATCCAGACCTTGAAGCAATTGATTCCCGATAACGTGAATTCTTCTCAGGGAGTTGTCCTTAAAAATATGCGCATAGTTGATGGTCCCAGATTTAGCTGGCGGGCGTTCATGTTGGATGAGTCCAGACATTTTCGTGGGAAAGAAGGGGTGAAAGTTCTTCTGGATGAAATGGCACGACTGAAAATGAATGTTTTTCACTGGCATCTGGTGGATGATCAGGGCTGGAGAGTTGAAATCAAGAAATACCCTCTGTTAACACAAATTGGAAGTACCCGGTCGAGTACACAGGTGGGTCCTGAAAAATATGACAGTCCTATACAAACAGGGGAGCGTCATTCTGGATACTACACCCAGGAGGAGATCAGGGAGATAGTGCAATATGCCGCTGAAAGGCAAATTACTGTGGTGCCAGAGATCGAAATGCCCGGTCATGCCAGTGCCGCCATTGCGTCATACTCCTGGTTGGGGGCCTCCAAGGAGAAAATTGATGTACCCACCACCTTTGGGGTGTTCTACAACGTCTACGACGTGTCAGATCCTAAAGTTATTCAGTTTTTGCATGATGTGCTCGATGAAATTATGGACTTGTTTCCTTCTGAAGTCATTCACATTGGTGGTGACGAGGTAAAATATGATCAGTGGAAAGAATCCCCCTCCATTCAGGCATATATGGCAGAGCAAGGACTTTCAACCCCGGCAGAATTACAGGTGCATTTTACCAACAACATATCGGCTTACCTTCAGAGCAAGGGTCGTCGTATGATGGGGTGGAATGAGATTTTGGGATTGAATTTGCATCACTATCAGGATGAATCAGACACTCAATCCGACCAGGAGCTTGCCAAAGAGTCGGTGGTGCACTTCTGGAAAGGGGATCTGGCTATGGCTACCGAGGCGGCTTCTTCTGACTATGACATTGTCAATTCATTGCACTCCAATACCTATCTAAATTACGCCTACAGAAATATCCCTCTGCAGATGGCTTATGAATACAATCCAGTTCCGGATGGTCTGCAGCCCCAGTACCATGATAAGGTTATTGGCCTGGGCTGTCAGATGTGGACAGAATGGGCTCCGAGTAAAGGGCAATTGCATTATCAGATTTTCCCGAGGATTGCCGCCTATGCAGAGGTAGGGTGGACCAATATGAAGCAAAAAGATTACACCAGATTTCTCTCCAGTTTGGAAGTGTACAGCAAAGGCTGGGAGGGGAGAGGAATTTATTTTGCCCCAATCCCGATAGCCCAGTCCGTTGAGAAAAGCAACTAG
- a CDS encoding GRP family sugar transporter — protein sequence MYIISSYSIAVFFTIITMLCWGSWGNTQKLAAKTWRFELFYWDYVIGILILSVLFGLTLGSTGDQGRGFVEDLGQLSSSTIWSAIIGGVIFNASNILLSASISIAGMAVAFPLGVGIALVLGVIVNYVSAPKGDPVMLFIGVALIMIAIILNGIASGKMTKDGKKSSSKGIWLALIAGVLMSFFYRFVAAAMDVNSFEAPLAGLATPYTAFFIFAIGIFISNFLFNTIIMKRPFVGQPVTYKEYFKGGFSTHLVGVIGGLIWGLGMILSILSAGKAGTAISYGLGQGATMVAALWGVFIWKEFKGGGRSVNMLLFLMFLLFISGLVLIILSGGN from the coding sequence ATGTACATTATTAGTAGTTACTCGATTGCAGTGTTCTTTACCATCATCACTATGCTGTGTTGGGGGTCATGGGGCAATACCCAGAAATTGGCGGCAAAGACCTGGCGCTTTGAATTGTTCTATTGGGATTACGTCATAGGAATCCTCATCCTATCCGTTCTTTTTGGTTTGACATTGGGAAGCACAGGTGATCAAGGTCGGGGATTTGTTGAGGACTTGGGACAGCTGAGTAGCAGCACCATCTGGAGCGCAATTATAGGAGGTGTTATTTTCAATGCTTCCAATATTCTTCTTTCAGCATCCATTTCAATAGCCGGCATGGCGGTGGCATTTCCCCTGGGTGTCGGAATAGCCTTGGTGTTGGGGGTGATAGTGAATTACGTGAGTGCACCCAAAGGCGATCCTGTTATGCTTTTCATCGGTGTGGCATTGATCATGATTGCTATCATTTTGAATGGAATTGCTTCAGGAAAAATGACAAAGGATGGTAAAAAATCATCGTCAAAGGGAATCTGGCTTGCCTTAATCGCAGGAGTACTCATGTCTTTCTTCTATCGGTTTGTTGCTGCTGCTATGGATGTCAATAGTTTTGAAGCACCATTGGCAGGATTGGCAACGCCTTATACTGCCTTCTTCATTTTTGCGATCGGTATTTTCATCAGCAATTTCCTTTTCAATACAATCATTATGAAAAGACCCTTTGTCGGACAGCCTGTTACCTACAAGGAATACTTTAAAGGGGGCTTCTCCACACACCTGGTAGGTGTAATCGGTGGATTAATCTGGGGGCTTGGAATGATTTTAAGTATTCTTTCTGCCGGTAAAGCAGGTACCGCAATATCCTATGGACTCGGACAAGGAGCTACAATGGTTGCGGCGCTTTGGGGAGTATTTATATGGAAAGAATTTAAAGGAGGTGGCAGGTCAGTGAATATGCTTTTGTTCTTAATGTTCCTGCTCTTTATTTCCGGACTTGTGCTCATCATACTTTCTGGAGGAAATTAA
- a CDS encoding alpha/beta hydrolase-fold protein, with translation MHSILIVLLLNFSIGFAQENLRIIEGLSIESEILGQAVKYSIILPEEYHATKKSYPVVYLLHGLGDDESSWLEYGRVNQYTDGAVKQGDIQPMIYVMPQGFRNYYVNDYAGTFLYEDMFIDELIPFIDNTYRTIPDRDHRATMGYSMGGYGALILPLKHPEVFTISVPLSISVRTDQQYMTEDASGWDDQWGRLFGGVSETGENRITDYYKQHSPFHIFKAPNLTKFSDLKLYIDNGDDEYTLCRSNEELHILLRDRNFPHEFRVRDGGHEFSYWREALPNGLRFISDAFDGKKYRGDIRAVEDTIPTNADIRIIKETQYEIVLPDDYSISNRLYPVVFFIGDFQSQEKKDIIEKVQYDMETGHLAPMIVAFINEDETGLLETIIPDIERNYRARSGYRFRALIGYNKGGATALEYALNPEVFTSCVVFDAPLDCSSLEEAFSKNKKALHRTWYFINTTEDNPNYQANGCAHVFLREEDVYHEYRVRESTGRDANDLVGLSEALRFTQRKIHR, from the coding sequence ATGCATTCAATATTGATCGTTCTTTTGCTAAACTTTTCCATAGGTTTTGCACAGGAGAACTTGCGAATTATCGAAGGGCTCTCGATCGAAAGCGAGATATTGGGACAAGCCGTCAAGTATTCGATCATTCTTCCAGAGGAGTACCACGCTACCAAAAAATCATATCCTGTTGTCTATTTACTTCATGGTTTGGGAGATGATGAGTCTTCATGGTTAGAATACGGTCGTGTCAATCAGTATACAGATGGAGCCGTGAAGCAGGGAGATATTCAGCCGATGATTTATGTGATGCCGCAAGGGTTCCGAAATTATTATGTGAATGACTATGCGGGTACATTCCTGTACGAGGATATGTTTATCGATGAGCTTATTCCTTTTATTGATAATACCTACAGAACAATTCCAGACAGGGATCATCGCGCAACAATGGGTTACTCCATGGGTGGGTACGGTGCCCTCATCCTACCGCTGAAACATCCTGAGGTTTTTACTATTAGCGTTCCGCTAAGTATATCTGTTCGCACAGATCAACAATACATGACAGAAGACGCGTCAGGATGGGATGATCAATGGGGGAGACTTTTTGGCGGTGTTAGTGAAACAGGAGAGAATCGCATCACAGATTACTATAAGCAACATTCTCCCTTCCATATCTTCAAAGCGCCAAACCTCACAAAGTTTAGTGACCTTAAACTCTACATTGATAATGGTGATGACGAATATACGCTTTGCAGAAGCAATGAAGAGTTGCATATTCTACTTCGAGATCGCAATTTTCCACATGAGTTTAGAGTTAGGGACGGAGGTCATGAATTTTCGTATTGGCGGGAAGCATTGCCCAATGGCCTACGCTTTATCAGTGATGCTTTCGATGGAAAGAAATACAGAGGTGATATAAGAGCGGTAGAGGATACTATTCCAACGAACGCTGATATAAGGATAATTAAGGAGACACAATATGAGATTGTACTGCCTGATGACTACAGCATATCAAATCGTTTGTATCCGGTGGTTTTTTTTATTGGTGACTTCCAATCTCAAGAGAAGAAGGACATTATTGAGAAAGTCCAATATGACATGGAGACAGGCCACTTGGCACCAATGATAGTAGCTTTTATCAATGAGGATGAGACAGGGCTTCTTGAGACAATCATACCTGATATTGAAAGGAATTACAGAGCAAGAAGTGGCTATCGATTTCGGGCACTGATAGGCTATAACAAGGGTGGAGCTACAGCTCTGGAATATGCACTTAACCCGGAAGTCTTTACATCCTGTGTTGTTTTTGATGCGCCATTGGATTGTAGCTCCCTGGAAGAAGCATTTAGTAAGAATAAAAAAGCACTTCACCGAACATGGTATTTCATCAATACAACAGAGGATAATCCAAATTATCAAGCCAATGGCTGTGCTCATGTTTTTTTACGTGAGGAAGACGTCTACCACGAGTATCGTGTCAGGGAGAGCACAGGAAGGGACGCCAATGATTTAGTTGGGCTCTCTGAAGCATTAAGGTTTACTCAAAGAAAAATTCACAGATAA
- a CDS encoding alpha/beta hydrolase-fold protein: protein MTRMERYSASLPFMLLVLILMLSLFGCKGEPIMVDEPIPFSRLLENQKMSSQIFKVDINYAVLLPEDYNESTDEYPVVYLLHGFGDNEKAWYTSGSIKYYSDLYNDQIVPMIYVMPIGYNTYYVNRYTGSYPYMDMITTELVPTIDSLFRTKQDKTARAVMGYSMGGYGALILPALNPDIFTVGVPLSMSFRTDEQYISEPQGVFDYQWGTIFGGKGASGEARLTDYFKQHSPFHFFSSSNKDQFAGLKFLIDCGDDEETLTITNDALHALMRDNQIPHEYRVRSGGHSFDYWKKSYPEALKFISNSVQGIPHPSNPEPVTIGERITSSDFESVEISGVEINILKPVDYTTSTVDYPVVYVIHDYEEGQRESNVTEIFSLLRNGMTAGTLKNSMVVEVPVSESLESDRIAEIISYVDTQYRALTDRASRVILGNALGGLHAANLAAENSSLFGSCFLFDAQLQEEGVDPQTDIFYYLDISDDGDSYRGYHHFYVKIRETDIGYEYRVRQGAESFQSFLNGLSESFPSLRNSLKN from the coding sequence ATGACTAGAATGGAACGATATAGCGCAAGTCTGCCATTCATGCTATTGGTACTCATCTTGATGCTGAGCCTTTTCGGCTGCAAAGGTGAACCGATCATGGTGGATGAGCCTATTCCGTTTTCCAGACTACTTGAAAATCAAAAAATGTCAAGCCAGATTTTTAAGGTAGACATTAATTATGCAGTGCTGCTTCCTGAGGATTACAATGAATCCACTGACGAATATCCTGTTGTCTACCTATTGCATGGCTTTGGAGATAATGAGAAAGCATGGTACACCAGTGGCAGTATCAAGTACTATTCAGATCTCTACAATGATCAAATAGTCCCTATGATCTATGTGATGCCAATTGGGTATAATACCTATTATGTAAACAGATACACAGGTAGCTATCCATACATGGATATGATCACCACTGAGTTGGTGCCAACAATCGATAGCCTGTTCAGAACAAAGCAGGATAAGACAGCAAGAGCGGTAATGGGCTATTCGATGGGTGGCTATGGAGCATTGATTCTTCCAGCATTGAATCCGGATATTTTCACGGTCGGTGTTCCATTAAGTATGTCATTTCGGACAGACGAACAGTACATCAGCGAGCCACAGGGTGTATTTGATTATCAATGGGGGACTATTTTTGGTGGAAAAGGTGCGAGCGGTGAGGCAAGGCTTACCGACTATTTTAAGCAGCATAGTCCCTTTCATTTTTTTTCGTCTTCCAATAAGGATCAGTTTGCCGGATTGAAATTTCTAATAGACTGTGGTGATGATGAGGAGACATTGACTATTACAAATGACGCCTTGCATGCCCTGATGCGTGACAATCAAATACCCCACGAGTATAGGGTACGTAGCGGTGGTCATTCATTCGACTATTGGAAAAAATCCTATCCTGAGGCACTAAAATTCATCAGCAATTCTGTTCAGGGGATTCCGCACCCTTCTAATCCTGAGCCTGTCACAATAGGTGAGCGTATCACGAGCAGCGATTTTGAATCAGTAGAAATCTCCGGTGTTGAGATCAATATATTGAAGCCCGTGGACTATACGACAAGTACTGTGGACTACCCGGTTGTGTATGTGATTCACGATTACGAAGAAGGTCAGCGGGAATCGAACGTTACGGAGATCTTTTCTCTTTTGCGAAATGGCATGACAGCCGGCACGTTGAAAAATTCTATGGTGGTTGAGGTTCCGGTTTCTGAAAGCCTTGAAAGTGATCGCATAGCGGAGATCATCTCATATGTAGATACTCAATATCGTGCACTCACAGATAGGGCCAGCCGGGTCATTTTAGGAAACGCTTTAGGGGGATTGCATGCCGCAAATCTTGCTGCAGAAAACTCAAGTCTATTTGGCTCATGCTTTTTATTTGACGCCCAACTACAGGAAGAAGGCGTTGATCCTCAGACGGACATTTTTTATTATCTGGACATTTCGGATGATGGCGATAGCTACAGAGGCTATCATCATTTCTATGTGAAAATAAGAGAGACAGATATTGGGTATGAATATCGGGTGAGGCAAGGAGCGGAGTCCTTCCAGTCGTTTCTAAATGGTTTAAGTGAATCCTTTCCTTCGTTGAGGAACAGTTTGAAGAATTAG